A genomic segment from Paraburkholderia hayleyella encodes:
- a CDS encoding ComEA family DNA-binding protein: MLKKLLLLCAALVLSMSAGFASAVEVNSADQAALESVKGIGPVYAKAIIDERKQHGPFKDADDLANRIKGIGTQSGANLAAEGLTVNGSSAPPSGAKASTPGHSTTKTTHKATASAPDTATTAEPATSASASEPADSNKKPRKKSKKAKSTASDDTANADATASDSPAQKPKKTKKAKKSKAASATADSAT; this comes from the coding sequence ATGCTGAAAAAACTATTACTGTTATGCGCTGCGCTGGTCCTGTCGATGTCAGCCGGATTCGCCTCTGCTGTTGAAGTCAATTCTGCCGACCAGGCCGCACTCGAATCCGTCAAGGGTATTGGCCCGGTCTACGCTAAAGCGATTATTGATGAACGCAAGCAGCACGGCCCCTTCAAGGACGCCGATGATCTGGCGAACCGTATCAAGGGCATTGGCACGCAATCAGGCGCCAACCTCGCAGCAGAAGGGCTAACCGTGAACGGCTCATCCGCACCGCCGAGTGGCGCCAAGGCCTCGACACCAGGCCACAGCACGACAAAGACCACGCATAAAGCCACCGCGTCCGCTCCTGACACGGCTACCACGGCAGAACCGGCCACCTCGGCAAGCGCCAGCGAACCCGCTGACAGCAACAAGAAACCCCGGAAAAAATCGAAGAAAGCCAAGTCAACGGCTTCTGACGATACGGCAAACGCCGATGCAACCGCATCGGACAGCCCAGCCCAAAAACCGAAAAAAACCAAAAAAGCCAAGAAGAGTAAAGCCGCCTCAGCCACAGCGGATTCAGCGACATAA
- a CDS encoding IS3 family transposase (programmed frameshift) has protein sequence MTKYDEAVKLQVVQEYLDGRGGLRHVSQKHGIGYSVLRRWVGAFRQHGEAGLRKKHETYSAEFKMSVLQHMWRHELSYQHTCAVFDLREANSVSRWERQYHEGGLEALKPRPRGRPPKMSQPKQHTQPTTPGDERPREDLLKEIEYLRAEVAYLKKGRAAPGQGADSAKEKAQAVSVLREHHPLGALLSIAGLARSTFYYQMAARKAGDHHAELKARISQIFARHKGRYGYRRVTAALRKDGSLVNHKTVQRLMSVLRLKSLVRPKKYRSYRGELGRVAPNLLKRQFEASKPNEKWVTDVTEFNVGGKKLYLSPVLDLYNGEIIAWESSERPDFALIQGMLDKAFRRLSRGQTPMLHSDQGWAYQMRAYRERLAKRGLVQSMSRKGNCLDNAAMESFFGTLKSECFRLARFDYVEQLRSAIANYIHYYNHERIKLKLKGLSPVQYRTQPLAA, from the exons ATGACGAAGTATGACGAGGCGGTTAAGCTCCAGGTGGTTCAGGAGTATTTAGATGGTCGAGGCGGTTTGCGGCACGTGAGTCAGAAGCACGGAATTGGCTATTCGGTGTTGCGGCGCTGGGTGGGCGCTTTTCGGCAACATGGTGAGGCCGGGCTTCGCAAGAAGCACGAAACGTATAGCGCAGAGTTCAAAATGTCGGTGCTCCAGCATATGTGGCGTCACGAACTGTCGTACCAACACACGTGTGCGGTATTCGACTTGCGCGAGGCCAATAGTGTGAGCCGCTGGGAGCGCCAGTATCATGAGGGCGGTCTCGAAGCCCTCAAGCCGCGCCCCAGGGGGCGGCCACCCAAGATGTCACAGCCCAAACAGCACACCCAACCGACGACGCCAGGCGATGAGCGCCCACGCGAAGACTTGCTCAAAGAAATCGAATACCTGCGCGCGGAGGTGGCGTACCTAAAAAAG GGACGAGCTGCTCCGGGCCAAGGAGCAGACAGCGCCAAAGAAAAAGCGCAAGCGGTGAGCGTGTTGCGCGAGCATCATCCGCTCGGGGCACTGTTAAGCATTGCAGGCTTGGCGCGCAGCACGTTCTATTACCAGATGGCTGCACGCAAAGCCGGGGATCATCATGCCGAGCTTAAAGCCAGGATTTCTCAGATATTCGCTCGACATAAGGGCCGCTACGGCTATCGCCGTGTGACGGCGGCCCTGCGAAAGGACGGCAGCTTAGTCAATCACAAGACGGTGCAGCGTTTGATGTCGGTATTGCGACTCAAATCGCTGGTACGGCCCAAGAAGTATCGCTCGTACCGCGGAGAACTCGGTCGAGTCGCGCCGAACTTGCTCAAGCGCCAATTCGAGGCGAGCAAGCCCAATGAGAAATGGGTGACGGACGTCACGGAATTTAACGTCGGTGGCAAGAAACTATATCTATCGCCGGTTTTGGATCTTTATAACGGCGAAATCATCGCTTGGGAAAGTAGCGAACGCCCGGATTTTGCACTCATCCAGGGAATGCTAGATAAGGCATTTAGACGCCTGTCGCGCGGCCAAACGCCGATGCTGCACTCCGATCAAGGTTGGGCTTACCAAATGCGCGCCTACCGGGAGCGGCTCGCCAAGCGAGGTTTGGTGCAAAGCATGTCACGCAAAGGTAATTGTCTGGATAATGCCGCGATGGAGAGCTTTTTCGGAACCCTCAAATCAGAGTGCTTTCGCTTGGCCCGCTTCGATTATGTGGAGCAACTGCGCAGCGCTATTGCTAACTACATCCACTACTACAACCACGAGCGCATCAAGCTAAAGCTAAAAGGGCTGAGTCCTGTGCAGTACAGAACTCAGCCCTTAGCTGCATAA
- a CDS encoding YidB family protein, with protein MSLLDTLGSLLGKSPESGSKQALITTALEFVNNQPGGLNGLIQQFHEKGAGDIIKSWVSNGANLPIASGMLQNVLGSDTVNGLAAKAGVQPDQVTGLLSQVLPHVVNAATPNGEVADEGKLNPSAILGALGGLGGLASLFGGKGEADKNDADKSV; from the coding sequence ATGAGCCTACTCGACACCCTCGGTTCCCTGCTCGGCAAATCGCCCGAAAGCGGCAGCAAGCAAGCGTTGATCACTACAGCGCTCGAGTTCGTGAACAACCAGCCAGGTGGCCTGAACGGCCTGATCCAGCAATTCCATGAAAAAGGCGCAGGCGACATCATCAAGTCCTGGGTCAGCAACGGCGCCAACCTGCCGATTGCCAGCGGCATGCTGCAAAACGTGCTGGGGTCGGACACGGTCAATGGCCTTGCCGCCAAGGCAGGGGTTCAGCCGGATCAGGTCACGGGCCTGCTGTCGCAAGTCCTGCCCCATGTGGTCAACGCCGCGACGCCCAATGGCGAAGTCGCCGATGAAGGCAAGCTCAACCCCAGCGCCATCCTCGGCGCGCTAGGCGGCCTGGGGGGCCTCGCTTCGCTGTTCGGCGGCAAGGGCGAAGCGGACAAGAATGACGCGGACAAGAGCGTTTAA
- a CDS encoding ArnT family glycosyltransferase, with product MRPVVRLTASATSALPRSLLLTICIVYAAFGLFGRDPWKNEDAAGFGVMWTMARGNAHDWLLPNLVGKYMTSDGPLGYWLGASAIRLLAPWVDPSNASRVFTGLLFCLACAFVWYTAYLLGRRAEVQPFKYAFGGEPEPRDYGRTLADGALLILLACFGLAERGHETTPLLAQFACIALLAYGLVRLLERPREGAVLWGLALGLMLLASHPVFVAALAAGTLALVICVRELRSRWLLLLGLPVALAVSLTWPIAALASFPEDAVWFLNQWGYDSLNAFAGPSGPVLHYALKNLPLFTWPAWPLAIWAWFSWAGLRRAPHIAIPLSIIAPLLILITLQSHQSNRLYMLLLPALAVLAAFALPTLKRGAINAIDWFALLSFTILGSFVWLVWLAGMTGFPPPLARNLARLAPGFTPEFKILSFVCAIAVTVCWLFLVQWRLARHPKVLWRSVVLSSAGTTLMWVLLMTLWLPVVNYSRTYKDVAEQIASHLPAGYTCISPVRLGDAQIATFAYFGNMHFAFNEDCDVILRQDTQDFGEPSPMSHFAWKLLWEGRRAADRDERFRLYVRIDRPQAPRQRRGWQARRN from the coding sequence ATGAGACCTGTCGTTCGCCTCACGGCCTCCGCGACCAGCGCGCTCCCGCGCTCACTGCTGCTTACCATCTGCATCGTCTACGCCGCATTCGGGCTATTCGGCCGTGACCCGTGGAAAAACGAAGATGCAGCAGGCTTCGGTGTCATGTGGACCATGGCTCGCGGCAACGCCCACGACTGGCTGCTGCCCAATCTGGTCGGCAAATACATGACTAGCGATGGTCCGCTCGGCTACTGGCTCGGCGCCAGCGCGATCCGCCTGCTCGCGCCCTGGGTCGATCCCAGCAATGCGTCACGGGTGTTTACCGGTTTGCTGTTTTGTCTCGCTTGCGCTTTTGTCTGGTACACCGCGTATCTGCTAGGACGGCGCGCTGAAGTCCAGCCCTTCAAGTACGCCTTTGGCGGTGAACCTGAACCGCGCGACTATGGCCGCACCCTCGCCGACGGCGCACTGCTGATCTTGCTCGCCTGCTTTGGTCTGGCTGAACGCGGCCATGAAACCACACCCTTGCTCGCGCAATTTGCCTGCATCGCCCTGCTCGCTTACGGGCTGGTGCGCCTGCTCGAGCGGCCACGGGAAGGCGCAGTGCTCTGGGGCCTGGCGCTTGGGCTCATGCTGCTGGCCAGCCATCCGGTGTTCGTCGCGGCACTCGCCGCAGGCACGCTGGCCCTGGTGATCTGCGTGCGGGAGCTGCGCTCACGCTGGCTGCTGCTGCTCGGGCTACCTGTAGCGCTCGCCGTGTCGCTCACCTGGCCCATCGCAGCGCTGGCTTCTTTTCCTGAAGATGCGGTCTGGTTTCTCAACCAGTGGGGGTACGACAGCCTCAATGCCTTTGCGGGTCCATCCGGGCCAGTGCTGCACTATGCGTTAAAAAATCTGCCGCTCTTCACCTGGCCGGCCTGGCCGCTAGCTATCTGGGCCTGGTTTAGCTGGGCAGGGCTGCGCCGGGCGCCGCATATTGCGATTCCGCTCTCGATCATCGCGCCCCTGCTCATTCTCATCACGTTGCAGAGCCATCAGAGCAACCGCCTTTATATGCTGCTGCTGCCTGCACTGGCGGTGCTAGCGGCCTTCGCCCTGCCTACGCTCAAACGCGGCGCCATCAATGCCATCGACTGGTTTGCGCTGTTGAGCTTCACGATTCTCGGCAGCTTTGTCTGGCTGGTCTGGCTCGCGGGCATGACAGGGTTTCCGCCGCCGCTCGCCCGCAATCTGGCTCGCCTCGCCCCCGGCTTCACGCCCGAATTCAAGATTCTGTCGTTTGTTTGCGCCATCGCCGTCACGGTGTGCTGGCTGTTCCTGGTGCAATGGCGGCTGGCGCGCCACCCCAAGGTACTGTGGCGCAGCGTTGTTCTTTCGAGCGCAGGCACGACGCTGATGTGGGTATTACTCATGACACTGTGGCTGCCTGTCGTCAATTACAGCCGGACGTATAAGGACGTCGCAGAACAGATCGCCAGCCATCTGCCTGCCGGTTACACCTGTATTTCGCCCGTGCGCCTGGGCGACGCGCAAATCGCCACGTTTGCCTATTTCGGCAACATGCACTTCGCCTTCAATGAAGACTGCGACGTCATCTTGCGCCAGGACACGCAAGACTTCGGCGAACCCAGCCCGATGTCCCATTTCGCCTGGAAGCTGCTCTGGGAAGGCCGCCGCGCCGCCGACCGCGACGAACGCTTCCGCCTTTATGTGCGCATCGACCGGCCACAAGCGCCGCGCCAGCGCCGTGGGTGGCAAGCCCGGCGCAACTGA
- a CDS encoding type B 50S ribosomal protein L31, translating into MKEGIHPDYREVLFVDMSNDFRFVTRSTIQTRETAEFNGKTYPLAKIEVSSESHPFYTGQQKIMDTAGRVEKFNKKFGSRANGKATTAA; encoded by the coding sequence ATGAAAGAAGGTATTCACCCGGATTACCGCGAAGTTTTGTTCGTCGATATGTCGAACGACTTCCGCTTTGTGACACGCTCAACCATCCAGACGCGTGAAACAGCCGAATTCAACGGCAAGACCTACCCGCTCGCCAAGATTGAAGTGTCATCGGAATCACATCCGTTTTACACCGGTCAGCAAAAGATCATGGACACGGCCGGTCGCGTCGAGAAATTCAACAAGAAGTTCGGCTCACGCGCCAACGGCAAGGCTACAACCGCAGCCTAA
- a CDS encoding MATE family efflux transporter, with protein sequence MFADIRKIITLAWPVLIGQLAIIAFGVIDTAMVGRFSALDLAALGLGSSIYVSVYIGLTGILTALQPIAAQLFGAHRYQEIGEEVRQSLWLALALALLGFVVLYFPEPLLNIARAPEALRERTQTYLRILSFGLPASLVFRVYGSVANAIGKPRLVMVLQIGALLIKFPLNTLLIFGGLGIPALGGPGCALASLAINWTLALVGMLLLTCHEVFAPFAISARFCWPAWRRQAALLRLGLPLGLSYLIEVTSYTFMALFITRFGTTALAGHQIAGNIGAVLYMTPLSLGVAVSTLVAQALGAGRAAAAQTLARHGILLACALACCYGVLVMALRPWLISAYTLNLQVIASATSLVALVVCYHVFDALQVITAFVLRAYKVAVVPTLIYAVALWGVGLGGGYVLGFNLTGLTPAALTGAPGFWLANLISLAIAGIGLLFYWRTVSARYLRTRPGASDNLGI encoded by the coding sequence ATGTTCGCGGACATCCGCAAAATCATCACGCTCGCCTGGCCGGTACTCATCGGCCAGTTGGCCATCATCGCGTTTGGCGTCATCGACACCGCGATGGTAGGCCGCTTTTCCGCGCTCGATCTTGCAGCACTAGGTCTGGGTTCGTCGATTTACGTATCGGTCTATATTGGCCTGACCGGCATCTTGACGGCCCTGCAGCCCATCGCCGCGCAGCTCTTTGGCGCTCACCGCTATCAGGAGATCGGCGAGGAGGTACGGCAATCGTTATGGCTGGCGCTGGCACTGGCGCTGCTGGGGTTTGTCGTGCTGTATTTTCCCGAACCGCTGCTCAATATCGCCCGTGCCCCTGAAGCGTTGCGCGAGCGCACGCAAACTTATTTGCGCATTCTGTCGTTTGGCTTGCCCGCGAGTCTGGTGTTTCGGGTGTATGGCTCGGTGGCCAACGCCATCGGCAAGCCGCGCCTCGTGATGGTTTTGCAAATCGGCGCGCTGCTGATCAAGTTTCCGCTCAATACCTTGCTGATTTTCGGCGGCCTCGGTATTCCCGCGCTCGGCGGGCCGGGCTGTGCACTGGCCAGCCTCGCCATCAACTGGACACTGGCGCTGGTCGGCATGCTGCTGCTCACCTGTCATGAGGTCTTTGCCCCATTTGCGATTTCCGCGCGCTTTTGCTGGCCTGCCTGGCGACGCCAGGCGGCGCTGCTGCGGCTCGGCCTGCCGCTCGGGCTGTCGTACCTGATCGAGGTCACCTCTTACACCTTCATGGCGCTCTTTATCACGCGTTTCGGCACGACGGCACTGGCCGGTCATCAGATTGCCGGGAACATCGGTGCCGTGCTGTACATGACGCCGCTGTCGCTCGGCGTGGCAGTGTCGACGCTGGTGGCCCAGGCGCTAGGCGCCGGGCGCGCTGCCGCGGCGCAAACCCTGGCACGCCACGGCATCCTGCTCGCCTGTGCCCTCGCCTGCTGCTACGGCGTGCTCGTGATGGCGCTGCGGCCCTGGCTCATCTCGGCGTATACGCTGAACCTCCAGGTTATTGCGAGCGCCACGTCGCTCGTGGCGCTCGTCGTGTGCTATCACGTCTTCGATGCGCTACAGGTCATCACCGCGTTCGTGCTGCGCGCCTACAAAGTCGCCGTCGTACCCACCCTCATCTATGCGGTGGCGCTCTGGGGTGTTGGGCTAGGCGGCGGCTATGTGCTGGGTTTCAATCTGACGGGCTTGACGCCTGCCGCCCTCACCGGCGCACCTGGGTTCTGGCTAGCGAACCTGATTAGCCTCGCCATTGCAGGCATAGGCTTGCTGTTTTACTGGCGCACAGTCAGTGCGCGTTATTTGCGCACCAGACCAGGCGCTAGCGATAACCTCGGCATCTGA